A window of the Luteitalea sp. genome harbors these coding sequences:
- a CDS encoding TIGR01777 family protein, producing the protein MHIAIAGGTGFLGSALAGALEADGHELVLLTRRSPERAARSMPGALRRIRYVQWNPDDRAADWAARLDGLDALVNLTGGSMAGRRWSPARKALLWDSRIQPVRSLGTVVRAAARPPALVVSASGVGYYGDRGDELLTEASALGNDFVARLAEAWEGEAVRMASDRTAVALLRTAPVLDRRGGALKAMLTPFRLGVGGPMGRGTQYFPWIHLDDWVRLVVWILVNRHDGPFNLAAPEPVANRAFAHALGRALGRPAVLPAPAFALRLALGEMADAMLLVSQRAVPQRALELGFDFRYTDVAAALRACLERE; encoded by the coding sequence GTGCACATCGCAATTGCTGGGGGAACAGGGTTTCTGGGGAGTGCGCTTGCGGGCGCGCTCGAAGCCGACGGACACGAGCTGGTGCTGCTGACGAGGCGGTCTCCGGAGAGGGCCGCTCGCAGCATGCCGGGAGCGCTCCGCAGGATCCGCTACGTCCAGTGGAATCCAGACGATCGGGCCGCTGACTGGGCCGCGCGTCTGGATGGTCTCGACGCGCTCGTCAACCTCACCGGGGGATCGATGGCGGGACGACGATGGTCACCGGCGCGGAAGGCGCTGCTCTGGGACAGCCGCATCCAGCCTGTTCGTTCGCTTGGCACGGTCGTCCGCGCCGCCGCGCGGCCGCCGGCCCTCGTTGTGAGCGCGTCCGGTGTGGGGTACTACGGCGATCGTGGTGACGAGCTGCTTACCGAGGCCTCAGCACTCGGGAATGATTTCGTCGCTCGGTTGGCGGAGGCGTGGGAGGGCGAAGCGGTGCGGATGGCCAGCGATCGGACGGCGGTGGCATTGCTCCGGACCGCCCCTGTGCTCGACCGTCGGGGCGGTGCGCTGAAGGCGATGCTGACGCCGTTTCGTCTTGGCGTGGGCGGCCCGATGGGCCGAGGCACTCAGTACTTCCCGTGGATTCACCTCGACGATTGGGTGCGGCTCGTCGTCTGGATTCTCGTCAATCGCCACGACGGGCCCTTCAATCTCGCCGCCCCGGAGCCGGTGGCGAACCGCGCGTTTGCGCACGCGCTTGGCCGGGCGCTCGGCCGGCCTGCCGTTCTCCCCGCGCCCGCCTTTGCTCTTCGGCTCGCTCTTGGAGAGATGGCTGACGCGATGCTCCTGGTGAGCCAACGTGCCGTCCCGCAGCGCGCCCTCGAGCTGGGATTCGACTTTCGTTACACGGACGTAGCCGCCGCGCTCCGCGCGTGTCTCGAACGCGAGTAA
- a CDS encoding FtsX-like permease family protein — MFPSRVLRLGAAWAVSAAAVVGLIAAAERTNDSSDELPTVLLSRQLLESETLRVGDEVQLSADPSGRAAQSFRIAGVYEPMPDPMRLTSQRLEARLHLPDLLALTSGPDDPSAAESVTAINVSLRDPSDADAFARDLSAKVPGLLVRPIAGRSDRAAPFLVLERFHLAIAVVTMIGSAIFLLALMVMLAEERRETFGILRLIGISTRRVLLQVMAEGLLIAVVGAMAGLAFAWATEGLFNRFFQAWYDTSLVFLRVTPAVAGRAVLLAVPLGVLASLAASWTLLRRNLITLVRR; from the coding sequence ATGTTCCCCTCCCGCGTGCTCCGCCTCGGCGCCGCTTGGGCGGTAAGCGCCGCGGCGGTCGTTGGGCTCATTGCAGCAGCGGAACGGACGAATGACTCGTCGGACGAGCTGCCGACGGTGCTGCTCTCGCGCCAGCTCCTCGAGTCCGAGACACTACGGGTCGGGGATGAAGTTCAGCTTTCCGCGGATCCTTCTGGAAGAGCAGCGCAGTCGTTCCGCATTGCCGGCGTCTACGAGCCGATGCCGGACCCGATGCGCCTCACGTCGCAGCGATTGGAGGCGCGATTACATCTGCCGGATCTGCTGGCGCTGACGTCGGGCCCTGACGATCCATCCGCGGCAGAGTCAGTAACCGCCATCAACGTCTCACTGAGAGATCCCTCCGACGCCGACGCGTTTGCACGTGATCTGTCGGCGAAGGTCCCAGGTCTCCTCGTGCGGCCAATCGCCGGCAGGAGTGACCGCGCGGCGCCTTTCCTGGTGCTCGAGCGCTTCCACCTGGCTATCGCCGTCGTGACGATGATCGGTAGCGCGATCTTCCTGCTCGCGCTGATGGTGATGCTCGCCGAGGAGCGTCGCGAGACGTTCGGCATCTTGCGACTCATCGGCATCTCGACGCGGCGCGTGCTGTTGCAGGTGATGGCCGAAGGGCTGCTGATTGCGGTCGTGGGCGCCATGGCCGGTCTGGCGTTCGCCTGGGCCACCGAGGGACTCTTCAATCGTTTCTTTCAGGCGTGGTACGACACCTCGCTGGTCTTCCTCCGCGTGACGCCGGCGGTGGCTGGGCGCGCCGTGCTCCTTGCGGTCCCGCTCGGCGTGCTGGCGAGCCTTGCCGCGTCCTGGACGCTGCTCCGGCGCAATCTCATCACGTTGGTTCGCCGATGA
- a CDS encoding TetR family transcriptional regulator, with product MARRHSDSRARILKAATAEFAALGYDATRVDRIARRARLNKAMVYYHFGSKLGLYRAILLDMLGAVSARLDELVTEPLPPVAKIRRVVEIYVEAATERPHIPPMVLREAANRGRQFDRETVQAIARLWRALGALIDQGVRAGAFAPIKPLVAHLMIVGPMMLFLAVEPGRSQLLEKAKPPISAPTRDELIGHLQNSVLAMLEAAPTRSARRRGRDAT from the coding sequence ATGGCTCGTCGACACAGCGATTCACGTGCTCGGATCCTGAAAGCCGCTACCGCGGAGTTCGCCGCGCTCGGCTACGACGCCACCCGCGTCGACCGCATCGCCCGCCGCGCCCGGCTCAACAAGGCCATGGTCTACTACCACTTCGGCAGCAAGCTCGGCCTGTACCGCGCGATCCTGCTCGATATGCTCGGCGCCGTCAGCGCCAGACTCGACGAGCTCGTGACCGAACCGCTCCCTCCCGTCGCCAAGATCCGTCGCGTCGTCGAGATCTACGTCGAGGCGGCGACCGAGCGACCGCACATTCCTCCCATGGTGCTCCGTGAAGCTGCCAACAGAGGGCGGCAGTTCGACCGGGAGACCGTACAGGCCATCGCACGGCTGTGGCGGGCGCTGGGCGCCCTCATCGATCAGGGCGTACGCGCTGGCGCGTTTGCGCCCATCAAGCCGCTGGTCGCGCATTTGATGATTGTCGGCCCGATGATGCTCTTCCTGGCCGTCGAGCCGGGCCGGTCGCAGCTCCTCGAGAAAGCCAAGCCGCCCATCAGCGCACCCACGCGCGACGAGCTGATCGGGCATCTGCAAAATAGCGTGCTTGCCATGCTGGAGGCTGCGCCGACCAGGAGCGCACGCAGGCGAGGGAGAGACGCAACATGA
- a CDS encoding FtsX-like permease family protein yields the protein MRSLAFAWRSLVRQPARTALGIVGIAAVGALLFDMLLLSRGLVISFGDLLDRSGFDIRVMAADTMPLAGPRLDGAGALSDAIGALSEVEVAVPIRVGSAETTRSARAHETFTFVGAGVAQRRPWTIATGADLRVTSAQREPQLLVNRNLARLLHLSPGASLILRGSCGQEASAAPPVRFRVAGIAEFPFDTAEQATAATTLAGYARVCGDQASDTADLLLVASHRRSGPDAAVTAIRHLRPGLHVFTNEELVDRFERTDFSYFRQLSVVLASVTLFFGALLIAVLLTVSVNQRLGQIAALRAVGFSRRRVVADVLWESALLVCAGGLLALPLGLALSIWLDGILRAMPGIPAEVSFFVFERRALVLHAALLTFTAFGAAAYPMWLVARLPIAATLRDEVVS from the coding sequence ATGAGATCGCTTGCCTTCGCCTGGCGGAGTCTCGTCCGCCAACCCGCTCGAACGGCGCTCGGCATCGTCGGCATTGCAGCCGTGGGCGCGTTGCTGTTCGACATGCTGTTGCTTTCGCGCGGCCTCGTCATCTCCTTCGGCGATCTCCTGGATCGCTCTGGCTTCGATATCCGCGTGATGGCCGCCGACACCATGCCGCTCGCTGGTCCGCGGCTCGACGGCGCCGGCGCTCTATCAGACGCCATTGGTGCGCTATCCGAGGTCGAAGTCGCCGTGCCCATTCGGGTCGGCTCTGCGGAGACGACCAGATCTGCAAGGGCGCACGAAACCTTCACATTCGTCGGAGCGGGCGTTGCTCAGCGACGTCCATGGACGATCGCGACGGGAGCGGATCTCCGCGTGACATCAGCGCAACGAGAGCCGCAGCTGTTGGTCAACCGTAATCTCGCGCGCCTCCTGCATCTTTCTCCAGGCGCTTCGTTGATCCTTCGCGGCTCGTGCGGCCAGGAGGCGTCGGCTGCTCCTCCCGTGCGGTTCCGCGTGGCTGGCATTGCCGAGTTCCCATTCGACACTGCCGAGCAAGCGACCGCGGCCACCACACTGGCTGGGTATGCGCGGGTCTGCGGGGACCAGGCGAGCGACACGGCTGATCTCCTACTCGTCGCGTCACATCGCCGGAGCGGTCCTGATGCTGCGGTGACGGCGATCCGGCATCTTCGGCCGGGCCTGCACGTCTTCACGAACGAAGAGCTCGTGGATCGCTTCGAGAGGACCGACTTCTCCTACTTCCGGCAGCTTTCGGTGGTGTTGGCGTCGGTCACGCTCTTCTTTGGCGCCCTGCTCATTGCGGTGTTGCTCACCGTATCGGTCAACCAACGCCTTGGACAGATTGCGGCGCTTCGGGCAGTCGGCTTCTCGCGGCGGCGTGTCGTGGCCGACGTGCTCTGGGAGTCGGCCCTGCTCGTCTGTGCGGGCGGCTTGCTGGCGCTGCCGCTCGGCCTCGCCCTGTCGATTTGGCTGGATGGCATCCTGCGCGCGATGCCTGGCATTCCGGCCGAGGTCAGCTTCTTCGTGTTTGAGAGACGGGCGCTCGTCCTGCACGCTGCCTTGCTCACCTTCACGGCTTTCGGTGCGGCGGCATACCCGATGTGGCTGGTGGCCCGCCTACCGATTGCCGCGACACTACGTGACGAGGTCGTCTCGTGA
- a CDS encoding ATP-binding cassette domain-containing protein, with translation MSAGPVTALADVALGINEGEYVAIVGPSGCGKSTLLHLLGCVDTPTSGEVLFEGREVGALSDLERSRIRLQRLGFVFQRFFLLLMLTAWENVELPQAEAGASKAARRRRTAELLDYVGLTHRAGHRPSQLSGGEMQRVAIARALANQPRLLLADEPTGELDQATGEQIVALLDRVNADGTAVVVVTHDPAVAARASRVLRMRDGHLIP, from the coding sequence ATGTCCGCCGGTCCGGTGACAGCGCTTGCCGACGTGGCGCTCGGGATCAACGAAGGCGAGTACGTCGCCATCGTCGGGCCGTCTGGCTGTGGCAAGTCGACGCTCTTGCACCTGCTGGGCTGCGTCGATACTCCGACGAGCGGCGAGGTCCTCTTCGAGGGCCGAGAGGTCGGCGCGCTCTCGGACTTGGAGCGAAGCCGTATTCGGTTGCAGCGTCTCGGGTTCGTTTTCCAGCGGTTCTTTCTGCTGCTGATGCTGACGGCGTGGGAGAACGTCGAGCTGCCGCAAGCAGAAGCGGGTGCATCGAAGGCCGCCCGGCGTCGCCGTACCGCCGAGCTGCTCGACTACGTCGGTCTTACACACCGCGCGGGCCATCGGCCGTCTCAGCTCTCGGGTGGCGAGATGCAGCGCGTCGCGATTGCCAGAGCGCTCGCGAATCAGCCGCGTCTCCTGCTGGCCGACGAGCCCACAGGGGAGCTCGATCAGGCAACCGGCGAGCAGATTGTCGCCCTGCTCGACCGCGTCAACGCCGACGGCACCGCGGTCGTGGTCGTGACGCACGATCCCGCAGTCGCCGCGCGGGCCAGCCGAGTGCTAAGAATGCGCGACGGCCACCTGATCCCTTGA
- a CDS encoding ATP-binding cassette domain-containing protein produces MNPPSEAVIVLEGVTKRYGAVTALEDVTLSVAPGEMFGLIGPDGAGKTTTIRLVGGLIPPTAGSVRVLDHDPVADHRAVVTDIGYLSQRFSLYGDLSIDENIAFFAEIHGVINYRAQRDRLLDLTQLRPFRDRLADRLSGGMKQKLALACTLIHEPRLLLLDEPTTGVDPVSRREFWKLLSEFLAQGMTIVMATPYLDEAERCRRVALLHNGHLLAVDDPSRLRAAFPGRILQVIASPHREAARLLATLFPPNDVQSFGERSHVHLGGEDAEQAQKRIEHAFAEGGLELRSARLATPSLEDVFIERLIS; encoded by the coding sequence ATGAACCCGCCAAGCGAGGCCGTCATCGTCCTCGAGGGAGTAACCAAGCGCTACGGCGCCGTCACCGCGCTCGAGGACGTCACGCTGAGCGTGGCGCCTGGAGAGATGTTCGGCCTCATCGGTCCCGACGGCGCCGGCAAGACGACGACCATTCGCCTCGTCGGCGGCCTGATTCCGCCGACGGCCGGCTCCGTGCGGGTGCTCGATCACGACCCGGTCGCGGACCATCGCGCGGTCGTGACCGACATCGGGTATCTCTCTCAGCGGTTCTCGCTCTACGGCGATCTCAGCATCGACGAGAACATCGCGTTCTTCGCCGAGATCCATGGCGTCATCAACTACCGCGCGCAGCGGGACCGCTTGCTCGATCTGACGCAGCTCCGGCCGTTTCGAGACCGCCTCGCCGATCGCCTCTCTGGCGGCATGAAGCAGAAGCTGGCGCTTGCCTGCACGCTCATTCACGAGCCGCGGTTACTGCTCCTGGACGAGCCGACGACCGGCGTCGATCCGGTGTCGAGGCGGGAGTTCTGGAAGCTGCTGTCGGAGTTCCTGGCGCAGGGCATGACGATCGTCATGGCGACGCCGTATCTGGACGAGGCGGAGAGGTGTCGTCGCGTGGCCCTGCTGCACAACGGACACCTGCTCGCGGTCGACGACCCGTCACGACTGCGTGCGGCGTTCCCCGGTCGCATCCTCCAAGTGATTGCGTCGCCTCATCGTGAAGCCGCGCGGCTGCTCGCCACACTCTTCCCGCCCAACGACGTCCAGAGCTTTGGCGAGCGCAGCCACGTGCACCTGGGTGGCGAGGATGCGGAGCAGGCGCAGAAGCGTATCGAGCACGCGTTTGCTGAGGGTGGTCTGGAGCTGAGGAGCGCGCGCCTCGCAACGCCATCGCTCGAAGACGTCTTCATCGAGCGACTGATCTCATAG
- a CDS encoding DUF885 family protein, translating into MEARRSYGERLVRRSLVPLIFLWRSSVGHCRRPLLMMPHLAAALVTFVLPAVVLGQDARPAAGAGWEEDPPVLSSLVAFARDESDLRGVVNRYVEDRAAIGRRYEVQYSPVRRERFGRFYRDWQRRLQELDFDGLNHEGQIDYILLRDRLTYELETLGLEERQWKEMASLLPFADRLRGLQEARHDRKRADARATATMLDEVATEVTRLTEALGEEASKSRGVVSRPAVTPTSANRAAVYVGHLREVLEDWNSFYSGYDPLFTWWAGKPYERLDKALVGYTEAIRRHLVGIRPGERAPIIGDPVMTDGLQADLGVEMIPYSAEELLAIGEREFEWTETQFRIVSKEMGFGDDWKAALEHVKNLAPPPGEKPWVIFDIANYSEEFIEQMDAVTIAPLAKEVWRLAMQTPERQLQNPFFTGGEVTRVSYPTNEMTHQDKLMSMRGNTPHFNFPTVQHELIPGHHLQGFMSGRFNPHRGSLGRTPFWGEGWALYWELLLWDEEGFPRGPEDKIGMLFWRLHRAARIIFSLNFQLGKWSPQEAVDFLVERVGHERANAEAEVRRSAGAAPLYQLAYLIGGLQFRALHEELVESGRMTARELHDAVLQGGRMPVEMVRARVTGQRLTRDYETQWRFAGDPAAAQ; encoded by the coding sequence ATGGAGGCCAGGCGTTCGTATGGTGAGAGGCTCGTTCGCAGGTCACTCGTCCCGTTGATTTTCCTCTGGAGGTCTTCCGTGGGTCATTGCCGCCGTCCGCTCCTCATGATGCCGCATCTTGCCGCTGCTCTCGTGACATTCGTGCTGCCGGCTGTTGTGCTCGGGCAGGATGCACGGCCGGCAGCGGGCGCCGGCTGGGAAGAGGACCCACCAGTGCTGTCGTCTCTGGTCGCGTTTGCCCGCGACGAGAGTGACCTGCGCGGCGTGGTGAACCGGTATGTCGAGGATCGCGCTGCGATTGGGCGGCGGTACGAAGTGCAGTACTCACCTGTTCGCCGCGAGCGGTTCGGTCGCTTCTATCGAGACTGGCAGCGCCGCCTCCAGGAGCTGGACTTCGACGGCCTGAACCACGAGGGGCAGATCGACTACATCCTCCTCAGAGATCGACTGACGTACGAGCTCGAGACGCTCGGCCTGGAGGAAAGACAGTGGAAGGAGATGGCGAGCCTCCTTCCCTTTGCGGATCGGCTGCGCGGCCTCCAGGAAGCGCGACACGACCGGAAGCGTGCGGATGCGCGCGCGACGGCAACCATGCTCGACGAGGTCGCCACCGAGGTGACTCGCCTCACCGAGGCGCTGGGAGAAGAGGCGAGCAAGTCTCGAGGCGTGGTCTCACGACCAGCCGTCACGCCAACGTCGGCGAACCGGGCGGCCGTCTACGTCGGGCACCTCCGCGAGGTGCTGGAGGACTGGAACAGCTTCTATAGTGGGTACGACCCGCTCTTCACCTGGTGGGCTGGGAAGCCCTATGAGCGTCTGGACAAAGCGCTCGTCGGGTACACCGAAGCGATTCGCCGGCACCTGGTAGGCATCCGTCCCGGGGAGCGCGCGCCAATCATTGGGGACCCGGTGATGACCGACGGCCTCCAGGCAGACCTCGGAGTCGAGATGATTCCGTACAGCGCCGAGGAGCTTCTCGCCATTGGCGAGCGCGAGTTCGAATGGACCGAGACGCAGTTCCGAATCGTGTCGAAGGAAATGGGATTCGGTGACGATTGGAAGGCGGCACTCGAGCACGTCAAGAATCTTGCGCCGCCGCCTGGTGAGAAACCCTGGGTGATATTCGACATCGCCAATTACTCGGAGGAGTTCATCGAGCAGATGGACGCCGTCACAATCGCACCGCTCGCGAAGGAGGTGTGGCGGCTGGCCATGCAGACCCCCGAGCGGCAGCTCCAGAACCCCTTCTTCACGGGCGGAGAGGTGACGCGCGTTTCGTATCCGACCAACGAGATGACCCACCAGGACAAGCTCATGAGCATGCGAGGAAACACGCCTCATTTCAACTTTCCCACGGTGCAGCACGAGCTGATTCCGGGCCATCATCTGCAAGGCTTCATGTCGGGCCGGTTCAACCCGCATCGCGGCAGTCTCGGCCGAACGCCGTTCTGGGGAGAGGGTTGGGCGCTTTATTGGGAGCTCTTGTTGTGGGATGAGGAGGGCTTTCCCAGAGGGCCGGAGGACAAGATCGGGATGCTCTTCTGGCGCTTGCATCGGGCGGCGCGCATCATCTTCTCGCTGAACTTCCAGCTCGGAAAGTGGTCGCCACAGGAAGCCGTGGACTTCCTGGTCGAACGCGTCGGCCACGAGCGAGCCAACGCGGAGGCGGAAGTCCGCCGCTCGGCAGGCGCTGCTCCCCTTTATCAGCTCGCGTATCTCATCGGCGGGCTCCAGTTCAGAGCGCTGCACGAAGAGCTGGTCGAGTCGGGTCGTATGACAGCACGAGAGCTGCACGACGCCGTGCTCCAGGGAGGGCGGATGCCGGTGGAGATGGTTCGCGCGCGCGTGACCGGCCAGCGCCTGACGCGCGACTACGAGACGCAGTGGCGGTTCGCGGGGGATCCGGCAGCCGCGCAGTAG
- a CDS encoding ABC transporter permease subunit gives MTAIRHVLAVARKEMRQVRRDTRTMALVLVMPMFFLWLFGYALNFDIRDVPLAVQDRDGSPESRTLIEAFLESGYFRLVDTSHDEEAIRQLIDRGDARAVLVVPTDFSTDLRNGRHVTIQAIVNGDNANTASTVIGYMNGVVGSVSERLVSERTGVAPRPLPLVLEPRVWFNPELKSSYFLVLGLIAYIATLTAVVSTALSVVREKERGTFEQVRMAPIGTMSYIIGKVLPYLVLSLVSVLGIILAGMWLFGLPMRGSWLLLLGATALFLVAALAMGLLASTLAETQQAAFQLASLMSVLPTMILSGFMFPISSMPLAIQAATYIVPARYYVAALRSVVLKGAGPSVILLDLVCLAAFSVVVLTLAAMRLRRQWHGM, from the coding sequence ATGACGGCGATTCGGCACGTGCTCGCGGTGGCGCGGAAAGAGATGCGACAGGTGCGGCGAGATACGCGCACGATGGCGCTCGTGCTGGTGATGCCGATGTTCTTCCTGTGGCTGTTCGGCTACGCACTGAACTTCGACATCCGCGACGTGCCGCTCGCCGTGCAGGACCGTGACGGCTCACCCGAGAGCCGCACGTTGATCGAGGCATTCCTCGAATCTGGCTACTTCCGCCTGGTGGACACCAGCCACGACGAGGAGGCGATTCGGCAGCTCATCGACCGCGGGGACGCGCGAGCCGTGCTCGTTGTCCCGACCGACTTCTCTACCGATCTGCGCAATGGCCGTCACGTAACCATACAGGCCATCGTCAACGGCGACAATGCCAACACGGCCTCTACGGTCATCGGTTATATGAACGGCGTCGTGGGCAGCGTGTCTGAGCGCCTCGTGAGCGAACGGACCGGCGTGGCACCACGGCCGCTGCCGCTCGTGCTCGAGCCGCGGGTCTGGTTCAACCCGGAGCTCAAGAGCTCTTACTTTCTCGTGCTCGGCTTGATTGCCTACATCGCGACGCTCACGGCCGTCGTCTCGACCGCGCTCTCAGTGGTCCGCGAGAAGGAGCGTGGCACATTCGAGCAAGTGCGGATGGCGCCAATCGGCACGATGTCCTACATCATCGGCAAAGTGCTGCCGTACCTGGTGCTCTCGCTCGTCTCGGTGCTGGGCATCATTCTCGCGGGCATGTGGCTGTTCGGCCTGCCAATGCGCGGTTCGTGGCTCTTACTGCTCGGCGCCACGGCGCTGTTTCTCGTAGCTGCGCTCGCCATGGGGCTGTTGGCTTCGACACTGGCCGAGACCCAGCAGGCGGCGTTTCAGCTTGCCTCGCTGATGTCGGTGCTGCCAACGATGATTCTCTCGGGCTTCATGTTTCCCATTTCGAGCATGCCGCTCGCGATTCAGGCAGCCACCTACATCGTGCCGGCGCGTTACTACGTCGCGGCGCTACGGTCGGTCGTGCTCAAGGGCGCCGGTCCGAGCGTGATCTTGCTTGACCTGGTGTGCCTCGCGGCGTTCTCCGTGGTGGTGCTCACGCTGGCTGCGATGCGCCTGCGTCGTCAGTGGCACGGCATGTAG
- a CDS encoding HlyD family efflux transporter periplasmic adaptor subunit — protein sequence MRHSGLCRGGLCRGGFCRGGLYWPIGMVALLALAGCGNGESADAVEAAGQAEATEVRVAPEVGGRLISLEVDEGSRVEKGDLLGTLDTRDTELAQARARADREAAAAALALLRAGARPEEIREAEAQVAAAEAQVQAARAELNSAQQDLERFERLLEARAGSRKQRDDAATRVEVGQENVKHAGEQARSARETLARIRSGARREELAQARARVAAMDAQIATLEKQLGDARVVAPAAGIVTDKLIEEGEMVAPRVPILVITDLDRAWANLYVPEPSVPRLRIGQSVTVRTDAGGRGVEGRLTYISPNAEFTPRNVQTAEERSKQVYRIKVTVDNREGVLKAGMPVQATLALAPVQ from the coding sequence ATGAGACACAGTGGCCTTTGCCGGGGGGGCCTTTGCCGGGGGGGCTTTTGCCGGGGAGGCCTTTACTGGCCGATTGGCATGGTCGCGCTGCTCGCGCTGGCTGGTTGCGGCAACGGTGAGTCGGCGGACGCCGTGGAAGCCGCTGGGCAAGCCGAGGCGACCGAGGTGCGCGTCGCACCGGAGGTCGGCGGCCGTCTGATATCGCTGGAGGTGGATGAGGGAAGCCGCGTCGAGAAGGGCGACCTGCTCGGAACGCTGGATACACGTGACACAGAGCTGGCGCAGGCACGGGCACGCGCCGACCGTGAGGCTGCGGCTGCGGCACTGGCGCTCTTGCGAGCTGGCGCGAGACCGGAGGAGATCCGTGAGGCAGAGGCGCAGGTGGCTGCCGCCGAGGCCCAGGTTCAGGCGGCCCGCGCCGAGCTCAACTCCGCACAGCAGGACCTCGAGCGCTTCGAGCGCCTGTTGGAAGCGCGAGCCGGTTCGCGCAAACAGCGTGATGATGCGGCGACGCGCGTGGAGGTGGGGCAGGAGAACGTCAAGCATGCGGGGGAGCAGGCACGATCCGCGCGAGAGACGCTGGCGCGTATACGCTCCGGCGCCCGTCGCGAAGAGCTCGCGCAGGCGCGGGCTCGCGTAGCAGCGATGGACGCACAGATCGCGACGCTCGAGAAGCAGCTCGGCGACGCGCGGGTCGTCGCGCCGGCAGCCGGCATCGTGACCGACAAGCTGATCGAGGAGGGAGAGATGGTCGCGCCGCGCGTGCCCATCCTCGTCATCACAGATCTCGACCGCGCCTGGGCGAACCTGTACGTGCCGGAGCCGTCCGTGCCACGCTTGCGCATCGGTCAATCTGTCACCGTGCGCACCGATGCCGGTGGTCGTGGGGTCGAAGGCCGCCTCACCTACATCTCACCCAACGCGGAGTTCACGCCGCGCAACGTCCAGACGGCGGAAGAGCGCTCGAAGCAGGTCTATCGCATCAAGGTCACCGTGGACAATCGCGAGGGCGTGCTCAAGGCAGGCATGCCGGTGCAGGCCACGCTCGCGCTCGCCCCAGTGCAGTGA
- a CDS encoding ATP-binding cassette domain-containing protein: MNRGSSDVRSAGPSGPASSGDVAIDVQELTRKFGDFTAVDRVTFDVQRGEIFGLLGANGAGKSTTIRMLCGLLKPTSGTAHVDGIDVGRDPEGVKHRLGYMSQKFSLYEQLTVDQNIRFYAGIYGLEGNHYRARRQFVLEMAGLEGREQALTLSLPVGWRQRLALGCAIMHEPPVVFLDEPTGGVDPLSRRQFWRLIEQMADGGTTILVTTHYLDEAEHCHRLALIHAGRLAAFGTTTDFKRVFEGRPIVEVQTANPVDVMTILDARAEVEATSLFGTAVHAVLTDPALGPDTVRGWLTAEGVPIGDVTFVAPSLEDVFLDLVAEREEPGAKR, encoded by the coding sequence GTGAATCGGGGTAGTTCGGACGTACGTAGCGCGGGGCCTTCAGGCCCCGCGAGCTCTGGCGACGTCGCGATCGACGTGCAGGAGCTGACGCGCAAGTTCGGCGACTTCACAGCCGTCGACCGGGTGACGTTCGACGTGCAGCGGGGCGAGATCTTCGGCCTGCTCGGTGCCAACGGTGCTGGGAAGTCCACGACGATCCGAATGCTGTGCGGTCTGTTGAAGCCGACCTCCGGGACCGCACACGTGGACGGCATCGACGTTGGCCGCGATCCAGAGGGCGTCAAGCATCGTCTGGGTTACATGTCGCAGAAGTTCTCGCTCTACGAGCAGCTCACCGTTGATCAGAACATCCGCTTCTACGCGGGGATTTACGGGCTCGAGGGAAACCACTACCGAGCACGACGGCAGTTCGTCCTCGAGATGGCGGGGCTCGAAGGACGTGAGCAGGCGCTCACGCTGTCGCTGCCGGTCGGCTGGCGCCAGCGTCTGGCGCTCGGCTGCGCCATCATGCACGAGCCGCCGGTGGTCTTCCTCGACGAGCCGACCGGCGGCGTCGATCCGCTCTCGCGGCGGCAGTTCTGGCGACTCATCGAGCAGATGGCCGACGGGGGCACCACGATTCTGGTGACCACCCACTACCTGGACGAGGCGGAGCATTGCCATCGGCTGGCGCTGATTCACGCCGGCCGCCTCGCGGCGTTCGGCACCACGACAGACTTCAAGCGCGTCTTCGAGGGACGGCCAATCGTCGAAGTCCAGACCGCGAACCCGGTGGACGTGATGACCATCCTCGACGCGCGGGCAGAGGTCGAGGCCACGAGCTTGTTCGGCACGGCCGTGCATGCGGTGCTGACCGATCCGGCATTGGGACCAGATACGGTGCGAGGGTGGCTTACGGCAGAGGGCGTGCCGATTGGCGACGTCACGTTCGTGGCGCCCTCGCTCGAGGACGTGTTCCTCGATCTGGTAGCCGAGCGGGAGGAACCAGGGGCGAAGCGCTAG